One window of the Solanum stenotomum isolate F172 chromosome 11, ASM1918654v1, whole genome shotgun sequence genome contains the following:
- the LOC125845991 gene encoding uncharacterized protein LOC125845991 produces MAQMRTELGLVLKHVTGGAEKVNVVNYLTRTPPLTEEYYFEEDANAVNEQTEGLRPNAQVSIKHLELQMTQLSTIVNPHQPGTLPSNTIQNPNNDGNCMASTTRGGKQTIDPPMPSGIETDASEDDDVVEVTGEFENATEKRFISMVKQLSINVPLIETLEQIPRINLMPLSIYKKLGLGDPKSTAMRLLMADRTVKRPIGVFHDVLVKVELFIFPVDFVILDCEVDFEVSIILGRPFLAMGSALVDMEKGQTKFRLSNEEDFKYL; encoded by the exons ATGGCACAGATGAGAACTGAACTAGGGTTGGTATTAAAACATGTGACTGGAGGAGCGgagaaggtaaatgttgtgaactatttgactagaactccaccactgACAGAGGAATATTATTTTGAAGAGGATGCTAATGCGGTGAATGAGCAGACGGAGGGTctccgaccaaatgcccaag TGTCGATCAAGCATCTTGAGCtacagatgactcagttgtcgaCTATAGTAAACCCAcatcaacctggcactcttcctagtaATACTATCCAAAATCCAAATAATGATGGAAATTGCATGGCAAGCACGACTCGAGGAGGTAAGcagaccattgatccacctatgccgtctgggATAGAAACTGATGCTAGTGAAGATGATGATGTGGTTGAGGTGACTGGAGAGTTTGAGAATGCTACAGAGAAGAG GTTTATTAGCATGGTGAAAcagctttccatcaatgttccgtTAATAGAGACTTTGGAGCAAATTCCTCG cattaatctgatgccattGTCGATTTACAAAAAGTTAGGTTTGGGAGATCCAAAATCGACTGCGATGCGATTGCTCATGGCCGAcagaactgtgaagaggcccataggtgtgtTCCATGATgtactagtgaaagtggagttgTTCATCTTTCCTgtagattttgtgattcttgactgcgaggttgattttgaggtcaGCATCATTCTTGGGAGACCATTTTTAGCTATGGGGAGTGctttggttgatatggaaaaggggcaGACGAAATTCAGACTGAGCAATGAAGAGGACTTTAAATATTTGTAG